From a single Tachyglossus aculeatus isolate mTacAcu1 unplaced genomic scaffold, mTacAcu1.pri scaffold_114_arrow_ctg1, whole genome shotgun sequence genomic region:
- the LOC119922599 gene encoding olfactory receptor-like protein OLF3, translated as MAEGNGNGVTGFLLKGLSDWSEVRFEAFDTVYSTTFLDNGAFLLALCADRRLHTPMYLFLANFLLLDVSRFTVTVPKILQDLATRDRQSHWPGAPFSSISWWPRSGVFLLKVKASEHHLAILRPLRYSVLMDGGVTTETSLRSRVRPTLEVVGIGAFSITLGSYVLIVAAILKSRSAEGKRRAWSTCTSCLLAVGRFYDPAIFSYIRPSSGHSSGSDGLVGMLYGFPNPLVDSLRNEEVKGALRKLLRETLGLGFLQNP; from the exons ATGGCAGAGGGCAACGGGAACGGGGTGACCGGCTTCCTCCTGAAGGGACTGTCAGACTGGTCGGAGGTGCGATTCGAGGCCTTCGACACCGTCTACTCGACCACGTTCCTGGACAACGGTGCCTTTCTCCTCGCCCTCTGCGCTGACCGCCGTCTTCACacgcccatgtacctcttcctcgcCAACTTTTTATTGCTGGACGTCTCCCGCTTCACGGTCACGGTGCCCAAGATATTGCAGGACCTTGCCACCAGAGACCGGCAATCTCATTGGCCAGGTGCGCCTTTCAGCTCTATTTCCTGGTGGCCCCGGAGTGGAGTCTTCCTCCTGAAAGTCAAGGCCTCTGAGCATCACTTGGCCATCCTCCGCCCTCTCCGCTACAGTGTTCTCATGGACGGGGGTGT TACTACTGAGACGTCCCTCCGGTCACGGGTCCGTCCCACTCTGGAGGTGGTCGGGATCGGCGCCTTCTCCATCACTTTAGGGTCCTATGTCCTCATCGTAGCCGCCATCTTGAAGAGTCGCTCGGCCGAGGGGAAGCGCCGGGCCTGGTCCACCTGCACCTCCTGCCTGCTGGCCGTTGGCCGCTTCTACGACCCCGCCATCTTTAGCTACATCCGGCCATCTTCTGGTCACTCTTCTGGAAGCGACGGGCTCGTGGGCATGCTTTATGGCTTTCCCAACCCCCTCGTCGACAGCCTGAGGAACGAGGAGGTCAAGGGGGCTCTCCGGAAGTTGCTGAGGGAGACATTAGGCCTTGGATTTCTTCAGAACCCATAG